The Solea senegalensis isolate Sse05_10M linkage group LG4, IFAPA_SoseM_1, whole genome shotgun sequence genome includes a region encoding these proteins:
- the LOC122767952 gene encoding dynein regulatory complex subunit 2-like, producing MDHPKEEILPQSQTEKLLEQRSNAVKQLTVNEGWKFILCHTQADELCEDIEIFKQMFERQIDSLDDVIRSLEHDLEEAERQSSHVQRVHLHLLERLRALQNKHVMVLQLQWESNLQHVCSTFNCERKQMMAHSEQRKAQLEEAKVNMEEEHNKIMKEIDKLYSDSINSYRNAHESWEDALVKDGQVMLTELSHQNYKLLRNLRKEQKEVNDLIFKKQQHIQITKKKMAMIKNVEKHREKLRTIQRENELMEQELKNSINEVRQKTFILRDRLTLGHSAAKRQLIDLIMQSDAAIRKLQTVIIKGERVLRVGKMCWKLERKLRHKPIPSGGDYQISDTEEKEEITTSDVQELPRVTLCLNTALMHREALKKQIKDLGKENIQLRFVLAHS from the coding sequence ATGGACCATCCAAAGGAGGAGATACTCCCACAGAGTCAGACAGAAAAGTTGCTGGAGCAGAGGAGCAACGCAGTGAAGCAGCTGACGGTCAATGAAGGCTGGAAATTTATTTTGTGTCACACTCAAGCCGATGAGCTTTGCGAAGACATTGAGATCTTCAAACAGATGTTTGAGAGGCAGATAGACAGCCTGGACGATGTCATCAGGAGTTTAGAGCATGATCTAGAGGAGGCAGAGCGTCAGTCTTCCCATGTGCAGCGGGTCCATTTGCATCTTCTGGAGCGGCTGAGGGCTTTGCAGAACAAACATGTCATGGTTCTGCAGCTGCAGTGGGAGAGCAACTTGCAGCATGTGTGCTCTACGTTCAACTGCGAAAGGAAGCAGATGATGGCACATTCTGAGCAGCGGAAAGCACAGCTAGAGGAAGCGAAGGTCAATATGGAGGAGGAACACAATAAAATCATGAAAGAAATCGACAAACTGTACAGTGACAGCATCAATTCATACAGGAACGCTCATGAGAGCTGGGAGGATGCTCTGGTCAAGGACGGACAGGTAATGCTAACGGAGCTGTCTCATCAAAACTATAAGCTGCTGAGAAACCTAcgcaaagaacaaaaagaggTCAATGACCtaatctttaaaaaacagcaacacattcAAATAACCAAGAAAAAGATGGCAATGATAAAAAATGTAGAGAAACATAGAGAAAAATTGAGAACcatccagagagaaaatgagctAATGGAACAAGAGCTGAAAAACTCCATAAATGAAGTGAGGCAGAAGACGTTCATACTCCGCGATAGGCTGACCCTGGGTCACTCAGCAGCAAAGAGACAGCTCATTGACCTCATTATGCAGAGTGATGCCGCCATCAGAAAACTTCAGACAGTGATCATCAAGGGTGAAAGAGTTTTACGTGTCGGTAAAATGTGCTGGAAGCTGGAGAGGAAGCTGAGGCACAAGCCAATACCATCAGGTGGAGATTATCAGATATCAGACacggaggagaaagaagaaataacCACCTCTGATGTTCAAGAGTTGCCAAGAGTGACGCTTTGCTTAAACACTGCTCTGATGCATCGAGAAGCTctgaagaaacaaataaaagaccTGGGGAAAGAGAACATTCAGCTGAGGTTCGTTCTGGCTCACAGTTAG
- the cdk18 gene encoding cyclin-dependent kinase 18, translated as MNKMKNFKRRFSLSVPRTETIEENEFTEQINQLNIQHTHGLTPDRLGPPSHDASPVSPEPTTPGAQSPSHLHYNSKAQHRRFSMEDVSKRMSLPMDIRLPPEFLQKLQLESENSPLCKPLSRMSRRASLSDIGFGKLETYVKLGKLGEGTYATVFKGRSKLTENLVALKEIRLEHEEGAPCTAIREVSLLKNLKHANIVTLHDIIHTERCLTLVFEYLDSDLKQYLDNCGNLMSMHNVKIFMFQLLRGLSYCHKRKILHRDLKPQNLLINDKGELKLADFGLARAKSVPTKTYSNEVVTLWYRPPDVLLGSTEYSTPIDMWGVGCIQFEMATGRPMFPGATVKEELHLIFRLMGTPTEDTWPGISSNEEFRSYLFPQYRPQALINHVPRLDTEGIDLLSALLLYDTRSRISAEAALRHHYFQTLGDNVHNLADTASVFSLREVQLQKDPGHRSSLFQPLTRGKNRRQSIF; from the exons ATGAACAAAATGAAGAACTTTAAGAGGCGTTTCTCTTTATCTGTTCCTCGCACCGAGACCATTGAGGAGAATGAATTCACTGAGCAGATCAACCAGCTCAACATTCAGCACACTCATG GTCTGACTCCAGACAGACTGGGTCCTCCATCTCATGATGCCAGTCCAGTGAGTCCTGAACCGACCACACCAGGAGCTCAGTCTCCATCCCATCTCCACTACAACAGCAAGGCCCAACACAGACGTTTCTCCATGGAG GATGTCAGCAAACGTATGTCCCTGCCCATGGACATCCGCCTGCCTCCGGAGTTTCTCCAGAAACTGCAGCTGGAGAGTGAAAACTCACCCCTCTGCAAACCTCTCAGTCGCATGTCTCGACGCGCTTCACTG TCTGACATAGGCTTTGGAAAACTGGAGACGTACGTGAAGCTCGGCAAACTCGGCGAG GGGACATATGCCACAGTGTTCAAAGGGCGAAGCAAACTAACCGAGAACCTGGTGGCATTGAAAGAGATCCGACTGGAGCACGAGGAGGGAGCACCGTGTACTGCAATCAGAGAgg TGTCTCTACTGAAGAACCTGAAGCACGCCAACATTGTGACGCTGCATGACATCATCCACACCGAGCGGTGCCTCACGCTGGTGTTTGAGTATCTC GACAGTGACCTCAAACAGTACCTGGACAACTGCGGGAATCTCATGAGCATGCATAATGTCAAG ATCTTCATGTTCCAGCTGCTTCGTGGTCTGTCCTACTGTCACAAGAGGAAAATCCTCCACAGAGACCTAAAGCCTCAGAACCTCCTCATCAATGATAAGGGCGAGCTCAAGCTGGCTGACTTTg GTCTGGCCAGAGCCAAGTCTGTCCCCACTAAGACCTACTCCAATGAGGTGGTAACTCTGTGGTACAGGCCTCCTGACGTGCTTCTGGGCTCGACAGAATACTCCACACCCATTGACATGTG GGGTGTGGGCTGTATCCAGTTTGAGATGGCAACAGGTCGTCCCATGTTTCCTGGTGCCACAGTGAAGGAGGAGTTGCATCTCATTTTTAGGCTCATGG GCACGCCTACGGAAGATACTTGGCCTGGTATTAGCAGTAATGAGGAATTTAGGTCTTACCTCTTTCCTCAGTACAGACCTCAAGCTCTCATCAACCATGTGCCAAG gttGGACACAGAGGGAATTGACCTgctgtctgctctgctgctg TATGATACCAGGAGCAGAATCTCAGCCGAAGCCGCTCTGCGACACCATTACTTCCAGACTCTGGGGGATAACGTACACAATTTGGCAGACA CTGCCTCGGTGTTTTCCCTCAGAGAGGTGCAGCTCCAGAAAGACCCTGGCCACCGCAGCTCCTTGTTTCAGCCTTTAA CTCGAGGAAAGAACCGAAGACAAAGCATCTTCTAG